The stretch of DNA tacacataccatttattattttaattgtctttaagagtccatttcagtggcattaagcacattcacCTTGTCGtgtgaccatcaccaccatctgttCCCCACCCTTTTCATCTTGCGAatctgaaactctgtccccattaaacactgactctccatttccccccaccccagcccctggcgcCCGCCatcttactttctgtctctaggaatcCAGCCACCCTAGACACGTCATATGAGGGCAATCATGCAATAGCTGTCTTTCAGTGCTggcctatttccttttttttttttttttaagatttggtttatttatttgacagagatcacaagtagacagagaggcaggcagagagtgagagagagagaaggaagcaggcttcctgctaagcagagagcctgatatggggatcaatcccaggaccttgggatcatgacctgagctgaaggcagaggctccctgagccacccaggcgccctgtcctggcttatttcattcagcataatatcctTAAGGTTCATCCACGCTGCCTTCaaatttcctccctttttaacACTGAATAGTGTTCCGTTGGCAGGAATAGTGTTTCCCATTCTGCTCACCCATTTATGTATTGGTGGACATTTTTGTTGCTCCTGTGTTTCAGCTGATGCGAATagtgttgctatgaacatgggtgtacaggTCCccgcttttaattcttttgggtacAGATCCAGAGGTGGAATTGCCGGATTATGTAGTAattctctatttaattttttgaggagtcaacaaatttgttttcttgggtggctgcaccattttgtattcctaccAGCCGTGCACAAGATTTCCAACTTCCCCACATCCTCAACAACATGtgttatcttccttttctttttccttaagagtgaccatcctagtgggtgtgaagtggtatctcattgtggtttttatttgtatttgcctaatgatgagtgatgttgagcacatctttctttctttctttttttttttttaacagaaagggagatcacaagtaggcagagaggcaggcagagaagggaagcaggcaccccaccgagcagagagcccgatgtggggctggattccaggaccctgagatcatgacctgaagtgaaggcagaggctcaacccactgagctacccaggcacccctgagcccatcttcttcttattttttttttttaaagattttatttatttatttgacagaaagagatcacaagtaggcagagaggcaggcagagagagagagaggaggaagcaggctccctgctgagcagagagcccgatgcgggactcgatcccaggactctgagatcatgacctgagccgaaagcagcggcttaacccactgagccacctaggcgcccccatcTTCTTATTcttgttggtcatctgtatatcttctttggagaaattatcTATTAActcctttgtctattttttttttctttttcaaagattttattttcaagtaatctctacacccaacttgtggctcaaacttacaactctgagatcaagagtcacacgttccaccaactaagccagctaGATGCcccctttgcctatttttgaacctgggttttttgttgttttttttttttgggggggtgatgagttttaggagttctgtatatatatttgggatattcatcccttatcagatatatgatttgcaaatatttttcccattctgtgggttgccttttcactccaTTGGTAGTATCTTTTGATGtacaaaatgttttaattctCATGAGTCCAACTggtctatattttcttttgttgctcatACTTTTGGTGCCAGATCTAAGACATCATCACTGAATCCAATGTTTTATGAAGCTTTTCTGGGCTgtgtatctttattattttttttcttgttgatttgtagAGTTTCTTTATATACCATAGGAATTGATCCTTTGTTACATGTGTGGCGCATACTTCCTTCTATGAAATATGACACATCATTATTTCTGGAACCgcagaaaaaagattaaaaacacttGTTACTTAGACTAGTGCATGTCATCAATGGTCATGtgtatttcaattttaaagaagttaaagtgggggatggggagtgtGTCTTCAAATCTGTGGCATggctttttactttctttgtgggttttttttttttttttttcgtcttaaaaaaattgtggagcacctgtctggctcagtgggtggagcatgcaactcttgatctcggggttgtgagttcaagtcctgtgttgggtgtagagattgcttaaaaataaaatcttaaaaaaattgtcctcaaggggcgcctgggtggctctgtgggttaaagcctctgctttcagctcaggtcatgatcccagggtcctgggatcgagccctgcattgggctctctgctcggcagggagtctgcttcccttcctctctctctctgcctgcctctctgcctaattgttatctctgtctgtcaaataaataaaatcttttaaaaaaaattgtcctcaaatgttttattttgaaaaattccaaaCCTGCAGAATGATTGGAAGATTCCTCTAATGAGGATTCCTAGAGGAAGAATCCTCTAATGCTCTTGACCTAGATTCATTTAGCGTCATTTGCATTATTCTCTGCACATGAATACACCACTGTTTTGGGCTCAGCCACTGAATATAGCTGCAGCCCTCACCTCTGGTTTCTTCTGATGAATAGCAGTTCCTTATTTTAGTTGATTTTTGTCTTGAAGATATTCCCCTCTCTTCCCTACAatcagaaagatattttaaattttccgaCATGATATTTCAATTTTGCCTCTCGCATAAACCCTTAAACTCCTGGTAGTTCACTACTGTCTTATGAAATAGGGATGAAACTGAGTGTTTTTCCATGGGACAACCTTGCTGTACAATTGTATTTTTAGTGAATTGTgggttcttttggtttttctcttatcttttccAGTCTTTCTCTCTTGTGTGGCTAGGACCTCTGGATTTTCTAGCATTATTCTGGTagccttctttttcttgtttccaaTTTCTTAGTTGGCTATTTAGCTCATTAATTTTCAgcttcttctatttctctttctagcATTTCTAGCATGGAAGGCTATAAATATTTTACTAAGTCCCACTTTAAGTTTTGATTTGTAATCTTCATTATCACacagttctttgtattttaaagtttccattatgatttttctttctttcgttcgttctttctttccctttctctctctctctctctctctttttttttagagggggcaaggggcaaaagaagagagagaatcccaagcaagctccatgcccagtgctgagcctggtgcagggcccaatctcacaaccctaaaatcatgacctgagctgaaatcaagagtcagatgcttaaatgactgagccacccaggcaccccagtcagtgttttctttatatgttttgtggCTAATTGACAAGGTATTTACAAGTGTAGAATTTCTGTATATACCTGGTGaatcaaccatttttttttttattttaaagattttattttatttatttgagagagagagacagtgagagagagaatgagcgaggagaaggtcagagagcgaagcagactccccatggagctgggagcctgatgtgggactcgatcccgggactccaggatcacgccctgagccggaggcagtcgttcaaccaactgcgccacccaggcgtccctgaatcaACCATTTTATCATAGTATATTAACCACTTCTGATTCTAATACTTCTGTCTTACACTAGTTTATCTGGTAATAATATAgtctttcagcttttttttttgaagttgagatataattgacatacaacattgttaGTATCAGAtacacaatataatgattcaatatttgtatgtattacaAAACAATCACAATAAATCTGCTTAACTTCCTTTTTTACACATACAACTATTTTTCCTTacaatgaaaacttttaagatataCTCATAGCAACtctcaaatataaaataccatctttcttttttttttttaaagattttatttatttatttgacagagagagatcacaagcaggcaaagaggcaggcagagaggaggaagcaggctccctgccgagcagagagcccaatgcgggcctcgatcccaggaccctgagatcatgacctgagccgaaggcagcggcttaacccactgagccacccaggcgcccaccatctttcttttgattagtatttgTCACATCTTtttaacatcctttttttttttccaacttacaGGGATCTTGTATTGAGTTATGTCTCTTAAAAAACACACAGCGAGATAGTTTCAAGTCTGACAGTCTGTGTCATTTAACTTCAAAGTTTAATCCGCTTACATTTATTATGATTACTGACATATTTGGCATTGTTTCTACCATCTTACCATTTCaccttctttttgttctttttctgtggttGCTGTTGACATTGGCTGCCAGTCTAATTGTCTTTCCTCTATAGGTGATCTGTCTTAAATCCCTGGCTGCTTTGCGAtctctttgtttttggtattCCAGTTTCACTACGGTGTCTAGGTATGGATTTCTTTGTATTACTCTGGTTTGATATACTTTGTGTGTGTCATTCATTCCACAGTCTTTCCAACTTCCAAATCCCCTCTCCTCCTttatcctctcttccttctctctctggggcTCTTATTTGACTTAtgctggactctctattctgtctTCTTTATCTCTTAATCTCCCTTCACATTTCCTACCTTTTTATCTTTCTGAGTTGGAATCTGAGTGATTTCTTCAGAtccaattcattcattctttctttggcTGTTTTGAATATGCCATTTAACAACCTATCGTTTCAATAATTGTATTTTCCCTTTGGATGAGCTTAACTGGTTCCTTGGCAGATATATCTGGTCATCTAAGGTAGCCTCATGTTGCCTGTTCTGTGATTCCACCTGTTATTTTCCTTAGTAATTTCACACATAATAACACCTGCAAAGATTCTATAGTCTGTAGGGTCTAaactacccccccccccgccgctttATGGTGATTTGTTCAGTGGTGTGTTTGGTGATTTGGGTTGTAagctcatttttatttgcttttactcTGCGGAAAATCTGAGGGCCTGAACTGAGGATTCTTTCAAGGATTTTGGCTTTCTCCTATGGGAGTCCTTCATGCACCTCCAGATTCCTGGTACAGTCCCAGAAACTCAGACTCAGtggtcccccctccccaccattctTTCGCCCAGTCCAGTCAAGGGTGTCTGCCTGatacattttcttgttctttaaaacaaaaccaaaaaatgcaCATAACCAGAACACAATAAAGTTTTCCTTTTGCCTGGCCCAGGGCTGGCTCCCATGGATACATTCCTACCAGTGGAGCAAAAGTCTGTCTGGGATGGGGGCAGAGCAGACAGTGAGTCTCCATGGGTCTACTAGACACTGCTCTCTCCTTGTCTTCCCCAGGCCTGGCCAGTATGACCCAGAACTTGGAGCCACTTCTGAAGACGCAGGGCTGGGACTGGGCGTGAGTCCTGGGAAGTGAGGTGGGGCAAGGGCTGGCTGGGACTTTTAGGTGGGTGGTGCTAACGGGCTTTGGGGCCTCCcgccccttctcttcttccccaggCTCCCTTTGGCCAAGCTGGGCGTCCGCATAGGGCTGGCATTCGTGGGATCCATGCTGGGTGCCTTCCTCACCTTTCCAGGCCTGCGGCTGGCCCAGACACACCTGGATGCACTGACCATGTCGGAGGACAGGCCCATGCTGCAGTTAATGCAGAGTGCCagactggggggtggggcgggcggGTGGAGGTGGGAATCTAAAGGAGAGGCTGGGGGATGGTGGGTGCCCAGGCCTCACTCCTCTGTGCCCTTATCCCTAGGTTCCTTCTGCATACCAGCTTCGTGTCCCCTCTGATCATCCTGTGGCTCTGGACCAAGCCCATTGCACGGGACTTCCtgcaccaggcacccctgggggaggtgcccctccccctgtgcgcATCCGGTGGTGCCTggacggggtgtgggggggggtgagggtAGGGGGGTAGCGTCAGTGCTGTGTAGCCCAGTCTCTGAGGCTCAGGGAGAAGCCTTGGTTCCTGGGGGTGATCCTGGAGCAGGGGAGGCTTCCCTAGTCCCCTCACTTCCCTCCCCACAGGCTGTCAGACTCAGCCTTCGACTCCCTGCGCCTCTGGGTGCTGGTGGCCTTGTGCCTGCTAAGGCTGGCTGTGACCAGGCCTCACCTGCAGGCCTACCTGTGCCTGGCCAAGGCCCGCGTGGAGCAGCTGCGGCGGGAGGCCGGCCGCATAGAGGCCCGTGAGATCCAGAGGCGGGTATGGGCACCGAAGGTTGGGAGGGGACCTGGGGTTCAGGGCAGGGATCCCGGTCCCTGAGGCTTAGGGTTACCGGAAGCCGAGAAAGCCCCCTCCCCCACGTAGTCCCTGCTACCGGCCCCCTAGGTGGTGCGCGTCTACTGCTACGTGACGGTGGTGAGCCTGCAGTACCTGACGCCGCTCATTCTCACCCTCAGCTGCACGCTGCTGCTCAAGACGCTGGGTGAGAAGCGGCTCGGGGCGCGTAGGGTCGGAGCCGGGTGCGTGGAGGTGCGGGCGGCGGGGGAGCGAAGCACCGCGCGGCTGAAAGGGAGCAAGGTGGCGGCGGGGCGGGACTTGGCAATAAGCGGGGGCGGAGCCTGGAGGGCCCGGAGGAGGGGCGAGTAGGAGGCGGGCcgaagttggggtgggggggcaggagatAAAGagttggggctgggggctggggtaaGAGGTGAAGCCTGTGGCTGGGGGAGGGTCCCAGAAATCAAACCGCGCCTGTacttctacccctccctccctccaccctcttcTCCGCACAGGCGGCTACTCCTGGGGGCCGGGATCGGTCCCCACGCTGTCCCCCAACGCGTCCTCAGCCCGCGACCGCCTGGTGGGCCTCGGGGAGGACGAGGCTCAGCAGACCGCGGCCCGGATCGCTGGGGCGCTGGGCAGCTTACTCACGCCTCTATTCCTCCGCGCCGTCCTCACCTTCCTCATCTGGTGGACAGCAGCCTGCCAACTGCTCTCCAGCCTCTTCGGCCTCTACTTCCACCGGCACCTGGCGGGCTCCTAGCCACCTGCAGAGGCCCCCGGGGCCCCAAGGTCCGGGCCTGAGCCAGCGGCTAAGGGCCGCCTCCTCCGtgtgtgcctcagtgtcctcaggtGCCAGGTGGGCCCGGGAGTCCCCGCAGCACCTGCTGTGCCCGCCCACTTCACCGcagtgcctgagccctggccCCTCGGATCCCGTGCTTCTGCCGCAAAACTATTGCCCTGGGCCCAGGGGCAgaggatcccagggtctttgtTCTCGGACTGCAtgctccgccccccccccaaatttgaggcagaggtgtgtgtgggggggtcatTCTTCtgaacaaataaaagaacaggCTGATTTTTACTGTCAGGATTGGAGTGGTCTGGAAGGCAGCTTTCTCCGTGTTGGCATTTGGTGCTGAGAGAAGGGGATAACAGGGGAGAGCACAGGGCGACACTGACAGTAAGCAAAAGCCTGGAAGCAAGAAgtgaaggggagagaagaaatgCAACACAGTTGAGAGGAGATGCCACAAGTCAGGAGAGAAGGAGAacggggaggggggaagggttGGGCCTCGGCAGGGGAGAGTGAAGGGAGGGGACTCAAGAATGAGAAaggagggagatggagatgaCAGATGAAGCTTTAGAAATCTTGCAGGTGgaacaaaatgataaaagatggaaaacagggacccctgggtggctcagttggttaagcagctgccttcggctcgggtcatgatctcggcgtcctgggatccagtcccacatcgggctccttgctcggcagggagcctgcttctccctctgcctctgctgccattctgtctgcctgtgctcgctctctccctctctctctctctgataaataaataaaatctttaaaaaaaaaaaagatggaaaacaaaggATGGGGGACAAAGGAAATCAGAGAACCAGCTCAGAAGATCTCCCAAAGAAAGAGACTTCTGGGAAGAGAcactggagcagagggagacccTGATGGGACCAGGCGATGGCAATCCCCAGGACCACAAGCTTCCAGGTGCTGCGGGACAAGAGCCCCATCCCAAGGCATGTGTCTGGAAAGTTCCAGAATGAAGACCAGCTCCGTGCCAGGACAGGTCACACCTGGAATCAGGAGATGATGGAGTTTGTCTCCTAGTTCTGCCTGTTTTGCACTGTGGCCGGCACCTCAGGAGTCCCCGAAACCGGTGCCTGGATCCCACTGGGACAGTCCTTTCTCATCCCTACAGCGTTAGCCAGCGGCGTTGGTGCGTCTGGCCCCCCAGCCCTTTGCTTGCTCAGCCAGGGCCATGCGTGCTCTCTGCCCTCAGAGTGCAACACCCTATGGATCAGGGACACACAGGAAGGCAGAATGGCCTAGAGAAAAGCAAGGACAGCAGGTACAAGGGGTGTGGGGCCCACAGGCCGGCCAAGGCAGGAAGAACTCCCGATGGCCACTGGCTCTCACCGCCGAGCGTTAAACCACAGACTTTGGGACACATttcacaactgaaaaaaaaaaaaaaaaaagaaagttgaaccACAATCAGGGAAAAATAGGGAAGCTAGAAGTGGGTGGTCAGGATTCTGTTTTCAGAAGTGTTACACAACTGTTACCTGGCTTCAGTGGTCATCACCGCACATCAGCGCTTTGCAAAGGAGGGGATGAGTCTGCCCACAAGGGACACTAGTCAGTGTCTGGAGACTTTCCAGAGACAGTTTTGGTTGTCACGACCAAGAGGGGACAGGGTGGAGGCCAAGGATGTTGCTCAGCACCCTGAGGAGCCCGGATGTCAGAAGCCCTGTGTTACAAGAAACAAGGTATCGGGGTGCCTGGAGGAGCTCAGGTcgcgatcctggggtcctgggattgagcctctcgtcaggctccctgctcagtgggaagtctgcttctccctctgctggtctccctgcttgtgctctctgtggctcaaacaaataaataaaatcttacaaaaaaaaaaaaaaaagaagaagaagaagaaagaaacccaatGACAAGTCAAACTTTGAACTCCAGGaagtgagcaaaggaaaaaaaccagtGGAAAGAAATGACAAAGCAAATCAGAAGCAGAACCCCAGATGCATTCACACAGTTCACACCTCTGAACCACTCTGGTCCGGGTCCCTGGTCCGGCCTCCATCTGGTCAAGCCCTCGAGCCTTCTGACCTTGCTGTCTCTATCCCTGTTGCTGCCTGGTCAACACCCAGGCCCTAGACGTCCTGGGGCTTCCCTGTAGAATTGTAAAGATCCACAAGGCTGGTGGCTGGCTTTTACCGAGGGGAGGCGCTGAAGTATGTTCTCCCCAAATTCTATGTGCAGGTCCTAACCCCTAGGATCTCAGGATAGGACTATATGTGGTTACTGAGGCTTTAAAGAGGTGATCAGGTTCAAATAAGGTCATAAGATGGGCCCTGATCCAACAGGACTGATAGACTTATAAGAGgaaatttgcttttttccttcccccttttcttcattataagaaaaattagagggacgcctgggtggctcagttggttaggcagctgccttcggcttgggtcatgatcccggcgtcctgggatcgagtcccgcgtcgggctccttgctcagcggggagcctgcttctccctctgcctctgcctgcctctctgcctgcctgtgctcgctctctctctctctctctctgacaattaaataaaataaaatctttaaaaaaaaaaaaaagaaagaaaaattagctaCAGACATGCCCAGAAGGAAGGCAAGGTGAAGACACAGCCGTCTGGTCAGCTGCAAGCCAAGAGGCCTGAACAGACCCTTCCCTCATGGCCTCGAAGGAATCAAACCCGCTGccatcttgattttggacttctggtctccagaactatgaaGGGAATAAATTGGTTTTAAGCCCCCAGTCtggggtactttgttatggcGGCCACAGGAAACTCAAGACAGTGAGGCTATGAGGTACAAAGAAAGGCTcccatcggggtgcctgggtggctcagtcagtgaagtgcccaactcttggttttggctcagatcttggtctcagagtcctgggatctggctcGACTCAGTGGGTTCTCGCTCAGGgattttcactctccctctgccccccccccatcacGCGCaaaggttctctctctctaaaataaatgaataaatctttttttaaaaaaatatgctacCACGTCCTTGCAGAAGTATCTGGCATTTCTATCCTTCCCTGGATAGATTCCCTTCAAAGATGACTCAGGGCCCATGGTTTACCTGGGAGGCCACCCCAGGGAGACTCCCTGGGGCCAGAGACATGAAACAGGGAGGGAGGAGCCCTGTGGAGGTGCTGATGAACAGGTGATGAAGTGGGCCACCTGGGCTTGGTCCTGTGGGGGGGCCTCAGGTGACAGTGGATCTCCCTTGAGTGACCCACCCCACTGGTGAGAGGCTGTCCACAATCATTGGCTGAGGGTCACTCCTGGGGTGTCAGGGCTTCTTCACAGGGGCCCTCAGACCGGGCTGCAGGGGCTTACGGCCCACAGCAGTTTTGGCAACCATGAACGCTGGACTTAGTGAGGGGCACTGGCAGCATCAGTTAACATATCCCCCTGACCTTTCTTAACAAATTGTTCCTGAAAAACCGTAGACACACTAGTGCATAGAAGCAAAGAGGCATATACAAGATTTGTTTCAGAAAATGCCAGGAAGCTCAACCCTAACTGCCTTCAATAGACAGGATAAAGCCACTCCTATAGCTAGACATTGAGAAGTAGTCAAGAGCTTCAGGCAGAGCTGGATCCAGCAGCCCAGACAACATCACCAATAATCCCACTCCTCTGTTTTCTGCATGTCACCTTCATCCGGGGGTCTCTTCCTATCTTGTGATCGTAGGACATTCCCACCAATTGCCTGTGCAGGTGTTTCTTCCTCTAGACGTTCTTCCTGGAAGTGGTTAGCAAACATCTCCCCTGCTGTTATGGGCTCAAATGGGGTAATGTGCCCACCTCTGTATTTTAGGGGATGCAACGGTGGTTGGGGGAAAATGGGGATTTGATCCCCATCTTCCGAGGCTCAGGGGCTGGGACGAGAGGTGGGACTGACAGAAATCGGTAGGACGTGAGACGCAAGCTGGATGGGCCCCAGGAGCCACCACCACATTGTCATCGAACAACCCTGACGGCCATCAataaaggatgggtagaggtcaTCACAGGCCACCACCCTGGGGGAAACACCAAACTGTGGCTGAACAATGAGATCAACCATGCGCAGTGGGGACCAAGGTGTAAGAAATCCGGCTGGAAGAAAGCAGCGGGCCGAGCGGCTCCAGGCCACCGAGGCTGACCCTGCAGACTGCGCCCACCCAGGCACACATattcacccagtcacccctcccctGGTACGTGGAGGCTCCTACTTCCTGCCTCTGGCTGGCCCGGCCCTGCAAGTTGGTCCAGGAACTGGGCTGCAGCAGAAGCAAGTCTCAGTGGCTGACGTGAGACCTCTGACGGCCTCGACCTTGGGCCCCACAGACAGCCAATCT from Neovison vison isolate M4711 chromosome 6, ASM_NN_V1, whole genome shotgun sequence encodes:
- the TMEM161A gene encoding transmembrane protein 161A isoform X3, which encodes MAVLGVQLVVTLLTATLMHRLAPHCSFARWLLCNGSLFRYKHPTEEELRALEGKPPRPRGRKERWANGYSEEKPLSVPRDAPFQLETCPLTAVDALVLRFFLEYQWFVDFAVYSCGVYVFTEAYYYVLGPAKETNIAVFWCLLTVAFSVYPSSGCRNGLASMTQNLEPLLKTQGWDWALPLAKLGVRIGLAFVGSMLGAFLTFPGLRLAQTHLDALTMSEDRPMLQFLLHTSFVSPLIILWLWTKPIARDFLHQAPLGEVPLPLLSDSAFDSLRLWVLVALCLLRLAVTRPHLQAYLCLAKARVEQLRREAGRIEAREIQRRVVRVYCYVTVVSLQYLTPLILTLSCTLLLKTLGGYSWGPGSVPTLSPNASSARDRLVGLGEDEAQQTAARIAGALGSLLTPLFLRAVLTFLIWWTAACQLLSSLFGLYFHRHLAGS
- the TMEM161A gene encoding transmembrane protein 161A isoform X1; translation: MAVLGVQLVVTLLTATLMHRLAPHCSFARWLLCNGSLFRYKHPTEEELRALEGKPPRPRGRKERWANGYSEEKPLSVPRDAPFQLETCPLTAVDALVLRFFLEYQWFVDFAVYSCGVYVFTEAYYYVLGPAKETNIAVFWCLLTVAFSVKMFLMVTRLYFSAEEGGERSVCLTFAFLFLLLAMLVQVVQEETLELGLEPGLASMTQNLEPLLKTQGWDWALPLAKLGVRIGLAFVGSMLGAFLTFPGLRLAQTHLDALTMSEDRPMLQFLLHTSFVSPLIILWLWTKPIARDFLHQAPLGEVPLPLLSDSAFDSLRLWVLVALCLLRLAVTRPHLQAYLCLAKARVEQLRREAGRIEAREIQRRVVRVYCYVTVVSLQYLTPLILTLSCTLLLKTLGGYSWGPGSVPTLSPNASSARDRLVGLGEDEAQQTAARIAGALGSLLTPLFLRAVLTFLIWWTAACQLLSSLFGLYFHRHLAGS
- the TMEM161A gene encoding transmembrane protein 161A isoform X2 produces the protein MAVLGVQLVVTLLTATLMHRLAPHCSFARWLLCNGSLFRYKHPTEEELRALEGKPPRPRGRKERWANGYSEEKPLSVPRDAPFQLETCPLTAVDALEAYYYVLGPAKETNIAVFWCLLTVAFSVKMFLMVTRLYFSAEEGGERSVCLTFAFLFLLLAMLVQVVQEETLELGLEPGLASMTQNLEPLLKTQGWDWALPLAKLGVRIGLAFVGSMLGAFLTFPGLRLAQTHLDALTMSEDRPMLQFLLHTSFVSPLIILWLWTKPIARDFLHQAPLGEVPLPLLSDSAFDSLRLWVLVALCLLRLAVTRPHLQAYLCLAKARVEQLRREAGRIEAREIQRRVVRVYCYVTVVSLQYLTPLILTLSCTLLLKTLGGYSWGPGSVPTLSPNASSARDRLVGLGEDEAQQTAARIAGALGSLLTPLFLRAVLTFLIWWTAACQLLSSLFGLYFHRHLAGS